The Tamandua tetradactyla isolate mTamTet1 chromosome 23, mTamTet1.pri, whole genome shotgun sequence genome includes a window with the following:
- the EME2 gene encoding structure-specific endonuclease subunit EME2 — translation MARAGTGSAAGSRRGHRRPPTWEISDSDAEGPVPAEVPARAREPAEERRAAVEALRLLRPERALRRLAVRVDPAILEDAGADILKEALAALGCEYLIEPQPQAHSLRWSRVRPDPCPLSVPPEVWSENEQEVLLLLEPGEFLQGVAQLTQGSDPACSVPWICPESPARPHLAVIGLDAYLWSHQPSGQGIQQGSPAVTGAEGAVGWPQVEEALVLLQLWAELDVLLVASWQELSEHVCAFTRALAQRPYKRYREAQAFSFCTAGRWAGGERVARDGTGLRRAWHRQISQFNRVGPAAAEAVVAAFPSPRLLQQAYVACSTEQEQLALLADLPVTAPEGLRPRRLGPDLSRRICLFLTTTNPDLLLDLGS, via the exons ATGGCGAGGGCTGGGACAGGGAGCGCTGCGGGCTCGCGCCGGGGCCACCGACGGCCCCCGACCTGGGAGATCTCGGACTCGGACGCCGAGGGCCCCGTCCCCGCGGAGGTTCCCGCGAGGGCCCGGGAGCCGGCGGAGGAGCGCAGGGCGGCGGTCGAGGCACTGCGGCTGCTTCGGCCCGAGCGAGCCCTGCGGCGCCTGGCGGTGCGCGTGGACCCAG CCATCCTGGAAGACGCTGGGGCGGACATCCTGAAGGAGGCCCTGGCCGCCCTGGGCTGCGAGTACCTCATCGAGCCCCAGCCTCAGGCCCACAGTCTCAGGTGGAGCAGAGTGAGGCCCGACCCCTGCCCCCTCAGC GTGCCCCCGGAGGTGTGGTCTGAGAACGAGCAGgaagtgctgctgctgctggaacCAGGGGAGTTTCTGCAGGGTGTTGCCCAGCTGACCCAG GGGTCTGACCCAGCTTGCTCGGTGCCCTGGATTTGTCCCGAAAGCCCCGCCCGCCCCCACCTGGCCGTCATCGGGCTGGATGCCTACCTGTG GTCTCACCAGCCCAGTGGCCAGGGGATCCAGCAGGGGAGCCCAGCAGTGACTGGTGCCGAGGGGGCCGTCGGCTGGCCCCAGGTGGAGGAG GCCCTGGTGCTCCTACAGCTCTGGGCGGAGCTGGACGTACTGCTGGTGGCATCCTGGCAGGAGCTGAGTGAGCACGTGTGCGCCTTCACCAGAGCCTTGGCCCAGCGCCCCTACAA GCGATACCGGGAGGCCCAGGCGTTCTCCTTCTGCACAGCCGGACGCTGGGCAGGGGGGGAGCGCGTGGCACGAGATGGCACGGGGCTGCGGAGGGCCTGGCACAGGCAGATCAGCCAGTTTAACCGAGTGGGCCCAGCCGCGGCCGAGGCTGTTGTGgctgccttcccctccccccgccTCCTTCAGCAG GCTTACGTGGCCTGCAGCACCGAGCAGGAACAGCTGGCCCTGCTGGCTGACCTCCCCGTGACAGCGCCAGAGGGCCTGCGACCTCGCAGGCTGGGACCCGACCTTTCCCGCCGCATCTGCCTCTTCCTGACCACCACCAACCCTGACCTCCTGCTGGACCTGGGCTCCTGA
- the MRPS34 gene encoding small ribosomal subunit protein mS34, producing MARKKVRPRLIAELARRVRAVRERRERPRDSQRYALDYETLTRPHTGRQLPQRAWTDARRESRLLQLLSRLPLFGLGRLVTRKSWLWQHDEPCYWRLTRVRPDYTAQNLDHGKAWGILTFKGKTESEAREIEQVMYHDWRLVPKHEEEAFVAFSPAPEEPLRPVPYPPLLRAMILAERQKRGDASTEEPMLSLERTRIAPWDYPAKLEAEKKAKGTPV from the exons ATGGCGCGGAAGAAGGTGAGGCCGCGGCTGATCGCGGAGCTGGCCCGGCGCGTGCGGGCCGTGCGCGAGCGGCGGGAGCGGCCGCGGGACTCGCAGCGCTACGCCCTGGACTACGAGACGCTGACGCGGCCGCACACGGGCCGCCAACTGCCCCAGCGGGCCTGGACCGACGCGCGCCGCGAGAGCCGCCTCCTGCAGCTGCTCAGCCGCCTGCCGCTCTTCGGCCTGGGCCGCCTGGTCACGCGCAAGTCCTGGCTGTGGCAGCACGACGAGCCGTGCTACTGGCGCCTCACGCGGGTCCGGCCCGACTATACGGCGCAG AACTTGGACCACGGGAAGGCCTGGGGTATCCTGACTTTCAAAG GCAAGACGGAGAGCGAGGCCCGAGAGATCGAACAGGTCATGTACCACGACTGGCGGCTGGTGCCCAAGCACGAGGAGGAGGCTTTTGTTGCTTTCTCACCTGCGCCGGAGGAACCCCTGCGTCCTGTGCCCTACCCCCCACTCCTCAGGGCCATGATCCTCGCTGAACGACAGAAGAGGGGAGACGCCAGCACTGAAGAGCCCATGCTGAGTCTGGAGAGGACACGCATCGCCCCCTGGGACTACCCTGCAAAGCTGGAGGCCGAGAAGAAGGCCAAGGGCACTCCAGTCTAA
- the NME3 gene encoding nucleoside diphosphate kinase 3 — protein MICLMLTLFAHLFPAACPGAHERTFLAVKPDGVQRRLVGEIVRRFERKGFKLVALKLLQASEELLREHYAELRERPFYGRLVRYMGSGPVVAMVWQGLDVVRASRALIGATDPAAALPGTIRGDFCIEIGKNVIHGSDSVDSARREIALWFHADELLCWEDSTEHWLHE, from the exons ATGATCTGTCTGATGCTGACCCTGTTCGCCCACCTCTTTCCCGCGG CCTGCCCAGGCGCGCACGAGCGCACCTTCCTGGCCGTGAAGCCGGACGGCGTGCAGCGGCGGCTGGTGGGCGAGATCGTGCGGCGCTTCGAGAGGAAGGGCTTCAAGCTGGTGGCGCTGAAGCTGCTGCAG GCCTCCGAGGAGCTGCTGCGGGAGCACTACGCCGAGCTGCGCGAGCGACCCTTCTACGGCCGCCTGGTCCGCTACATGGGCTCCGGCCCCGTGGTGGCCATG GTGTGGCAGGGGCTGGACGTGGTGCGCGCCTCTCGGGCGCTCATCGGGGCCACTGACCCGGCCGCTGCCCTGCCCGGCACCATCCGCGGGGATTTCTGCATCGAGATCGGCAA GAATGTGATCCACGGCAGCGACTCTGTGGACAGCGCCCGCCGTGAGATCGCACTCTGGTTCCATGCAGATGAGCTCCTGTGCTGGGAGGACAGCACCGAGCACTGGCTGCACGAGTAG